In Microcoleus sp. FACHB-68, the following are encoded in one genomic region:
- a CDS encoding bifunctional metallophosphatase/5'-nucleotidase, producing the protein MKRKWQVLILVLLVLAIALIRPAFAQPVDITLLQFNDVYEITPVAGGKMGGLARVATIRKRLLAQNPHTYTILAGDFFSPSALGTAKVNGEPLAGQQMVAVLNAMGLEYATFGNHEFDLKEDQFYQRLKESQFKWFSSNVFDAAGKSFPDVPLSEIINVKSKDGTVVKIGLIGVTIDSNRPNYVSYRDPIETAREQVQALKGRVDIIVAVTHLNLARDQELAESVPEIDLVLGGHEHENIQQWRGSDLTPLFKADSNVRTVYIHHLHYNPKTRSIKVESRLTPLTTDIPEDPATAKVVQEWQERGFQGFRANGFAPEKQITTTAVTLDGLEASVRNRPTLLTELIAMGMLREVTNADLAIFNGGSIRIDDVIPPGPVTEYDVIRIMPFGGNVLAVSIEGQVLKRVLDQGIANRGTGGYLQTANVSLSPESRTWLIAGEPLNLSRRYLVAINDFLLKGKEKNLNFLTPEQPGVQVIEKKRDMRFALIDELKRQNSSVSSKLQPQAKQSLALPAVVHR; encoded by the coding sequence ATGAAACGAAAATGGCAAGTGTTAATTCTGGTGCTGCTGGTATTGGCGATTGCTTTAATCAGGCCGGCTTTCGCCCAACCCGTTGACATTACGTTGTTGCAATTCAATGATGTTTATGAAATTACGCCGGTTGCCGGTGGAAAAATGGGGGGATTGGCTCGTGTCGCTACTATTCGCAAGCGTCTTTTAGCGCAGAATCCCCACACTTACACGATTCTCGCTGGCGATTTTTTCAGTCCTTCCGCACTTGGCACCGCAAAAGTTAATGGGGAACCCCTTGCCGGCCAACAAATGGTGGCGGTTCTGAATGCAATGGGGTTAGAATACGCAACTTTTGGAAATCACGAGTTTGACCTTAAAGAAGATCAATTCTACCAGCGACTTAAAGAATCTCAGTTTAAATGGTTTTCTAGTAATGTCTTTGACGCGGCCGGCAAATCTTTTCCAGATGTACCGTTATCTGAAATTATTAATGTTAAAAGTAAGGATGGAACGGTCGTTAAAATTGGATTGATAGGCGTTACCATTGACAGCAATCGTCCCAATTATGTTAGCTACCGCGATCCGATTGAAACAGCGAGAGAACAGGTGCAAGCGCTTAAAGGTCGTGTTGATATTATCGTCGCAGTCACTCACCTAAATTTAGCGCGAGATCAAGAACTGGCTGAATCTGTCCCAGAAATTGATTTAGTTCTGGGGGGACACGAACATGAAAACATTCAGCAGTGGCGCGGCAGTGATTTAACCCCCTTATTTAAAGCAGATTCTAATGTCCGCACCGTCTACATTCATCATCTGCATTACAATCCAAAAACCCGCAGCATCAAAGTTGAATCTCGCCTGACGCCACTGACAACTGATATCCCTGAAGATCCTGCAACTGCAAAAGTGGTTCAAGAATGGCAAGAACGAGGTTTTCAAGGATTTCGTGCGAATGGCTTTGCACCGGAAAAACAGATAACGACAACGGCTGTAACGCTTGATGGTTTGGAAGCAAGCGTCCGCAACCGGCCTACTCTGCTAACTGAATTAATTGCGATGGGAATGTTGCGAGAAGTAACCAATGCGGATCTCGCTATTTTTAATGGGGGTTCAATTCGGATTGATGATGTGATTCCACCTGGGCCGGTGACGGAATATGATGTAATTCGGATTATGCCCTTTGGTGGGAATGTTTTGGCTGTATCAATCGAAGGTCAAGTGCTTAAACGGGTGCTGGATCAAGGAATTGCTAACCGAGGCACCGGCGGCTATCTGCAAACCGCTAATGTGAGTTTAAGTCCAGAGAGTCGCACTTGGCTGATTGCCGGCGAACCACTCAACCTCAGCCGGCGCTATCTTGTGGCGATTAATGATTTCTTGCTTAAAGGCAAAGAAAAGAATTTAAATTTCTTAACTCCAGAACAACCGGGTGTGCAAGTGATTGAGAAAAAGCGCGATATGCGTTTTGCTTTGATAGATGAGCTAAAACGGCAAAATTCTTCGGTTTCTTCTAAATTGCAGCCTCAAGCAAAGCAATCGTTAGCCTTGCCGGCAGTTGTTCACAGATAA
- a CDS encoding M23 family metallopeptidase, with the protein MLKLHKISQVTFKPKSQSKHLKLRSFFITLLCLGIGTIETQVNAQQTKSANCQPPALSRVKRHTIAAGETLETIARQYNLIESTLMGMNPILQKGEVPVGSEILIPPYNGIRVEVPAGKTWESIATAYNVRPDVLFEVNGCQPAPPVVFVPGVNWSPKDPAEQNAPSTTDRDAGAVAGYPLSEEAPVILRYGWQLMPLRGEVGFHSGIDLQAKVGTPILAAGTGIVAFAGEQGNYGNLVVVNHPRGKQTRYAHLDTISVKAGQQVNQGESLGTVGSTGSPDVKEAHLHFEIRYSTQLGWVAEDPQKYIGSMPGSQSVSVSNDSTFPTK; encoded by the coding sequence ATGCTGAAACTCCATAAAATCTCTCAGGTAACTTTTAAGCCAAAATCTCAAAGCAAACACCTAAAATTGCGCTCTTTTTTCATTACCCTGCTGTGCTTGGGAATTGGCACTATAGAAACTCAGGTGAACGCGCAGCAAACGAAAAGCGCGAACTGCCAACCACCGGCACTGTCTCGCGTGAAACGGCACACGATTGCTGCGGGCGAAACGCTGGAAACTATTGCGCGTCAATACAATCTCATTGAGTCAACACTGATGGGGATGAACCCAATTTTGCAAAAGGGTGAGGTGCCGGTGGGAAGTGAAATTTTGATTCCACCTTACAATGGCATTCGTGTAGAAGTTCCTGCCGGCAAAACGTGGGAGAGTATCGCAACGGCCTATAATGTGCGTCCGGACGTGCTTTTCGAGGTCAATGGCTGCCAACCGGCACCGCCAGTGGTGTTTGTGCCGGGAGTGAATTGGTCGCCAAAAGATCCAGCAGAACAAAATGCGCCGAGTACAACGGATCGCGATGCCGGTGCAGTTGCCGGCTATCCTTTGTCAGAAGAAGCGCCTGTGATTTTGCGCTATGGCTGGCAACTGATGCCATTGCGCGGTGAAGTGGGATTCCACAGTGGAATAGACTTGCAAGCAAAGGTGGGAACGCCAATTTTGGCAGCCGGCACCGGCATCGTCGCGTTTGCCGGCGAACAAGGAAATTACGGTAATTTAGTCGTTGTGAATCACCCGCGCGGCAAACAAACTCGCTATGCACACCTTGACACTATTTCCGTAAAAGCCGGCCAGCAGGTTAACCAGGGAGAGTCCCTAGGTACAGTGGGTTCCACCGGCAGTCCTGATGTCAAGGAAGCGCACTTGCATTTTGAAATTCGCTATTCGACTCAACTTGGTTGGGTAGCAGAAGATCCACAAAAGTACATCGGATCAATGCCGGGGTCGCAATCAGTCTCGGTGTCAAATGACAGCACTTTTCCAACCAAGTGA
- a CDS encoding peptidoglycan-binding domain-containing protein codes for MALKLGDQSYEVEQLKRQLETLGYSIGRINGEFDARTDDIVKAFQEEAGLKIDGIVGPTTSGALSQATQGIVTIPNIGGALEQFAAPASRPEANISGDFIEGRWPAWRVIASGLNGRSGPGLEYPVEYVFPNGQRFSPHQDYTHPIQFDWVGKPWMVVNERGAAFFVRANRKFIEPV; via the coding sequence ATGGCTTTAAAACTTGGAGATCAAAGTTACGAAGTTGAGCAATTAAAGCGACAATTAGAAACTTTGGGATACAGTATTGGCCGAATTAACGGTGAATTCGACGCGCGAACCGATGACATTGTCAAAGCTTTTCAAGAAGAAGCAGGGCTGAAAATTGACGGGATTGTTGGCCCAACAACCAGCGGGGCGCTGAGTCAGGCAACTCAGGGAATCGTTACCATCCCGAATATCGGAGGGGCACTGGAACAATTTGCCGCTCCCGCTTCGCGCCCTGAAGCCAATATCAGTGGGGATTTTATCGAGGGACGCTGGCCGGCATGGCGTGTCATTGCTAGCGGTCTGAACGGTCGTAGTGGCCCTGGACTGGAGTATCCCGTTGAGTATGTATTCCCGAACGGTCAGAGGTTTTCTCCCCATCAAGACTACACCCATCCCATTCAATTTGATTGGGTAGGTAAGCCGTGGATGGTCGTCAATGAAAGGGGCGCAGCATTCTTCGTGAGAGCAAACCGTAAGTTTATTGAACCAGTTTAA
- a CDS encoding NAD-dependent epimerase/dehydratase family protein, whose amino-acid sequence MKALVTGANGFTGSHLVRLLLAQGHSVIGFVRKSSDLSRLADCNVKLAYGDITDSEALKAAIAGADTVFHTAAYVELGIVNEAQMHRVNVEGTRAVLEAAKAAGVQKMVYCSTIGVFGDTGGKVVSETFKRTQTNFSSAYDRTKYEAQQLVDQFAKEGLPVVSLLPSGIFGSDDPHFGPVMKQFLKGGLKLWAGGERITGIVHVDDLATAMILAAERGKPGEHYIISAGDLSTRKMFEIFSQETGIKVPAEAPKFIVRLAGNVLDPIGRFFSWQPPLSRERVHYVYDRCVRVDAGKARQELGWQPRSVEETLRQIVKSI is encoded by the coding sequence ATGAAAGCACTTGTCACCGGCGCAAATGGATTCACCGGCTCTCACTTAGTGCGGTTGCTGTTGGCGCAAGGTCACTCAGTCATCGGCTTTGTGCGAAAGTCCAGCGATTTATCTCGCCTTGCTGATTGCAATGTCAAGCTCGCTTATGGTGATATTACCGACAGCGAAGCCTTGAAAGCAGCAATTGCCGGCGCGGATACTGTCTTTCACACAGCGGCTTATGTGGAACTGGGTATAGTCAATGAGGCGCAAATGCACCGGGTGAATGTGGAAGGAACCCGCGCCGTCCTGGAAGCGGCAAAAGCTGCCGGTGTGCAAAAAATGGTTTATTGCAGCACCATTGGGGTGTTTGGAGATACCGGCGGAAAAGTTGTCAGTGAAACGTTTAAACGTACGCAAACCAACTTCTCCTCTGCCTACGATCGCACCAAATACGAAGCGCAGCAGTTGGTGGATCAATTTGCTAAAGAAGGACTGCCGGTGGTCAGTCTTCTGCCTTCTGGAATTTTTGGCAGTGATGACCCTCATTTTGGGCCGGTGATGAAGCAATTTCTCAAGGGAGGTTTGAAGTTGTGGGCGGGGGGTGAACGAATCACCGGCATCGTTCACGTCGATGACTTGGCCACCGCGATGATTTTGGCGGCAGAACGCGGTAAACCGGGGGAACACTACATTATCTCTGCCGGCGATCTCTCCACTCGCAAAATGTTTGAGATTTTTAGTCAGGAAACTGGGATTAAAGTGCCGGCTGAGGCACCGAAATTTATCGTTAGGCTGGCCGGCAATGTCCTCGATCCAATCGGACGTTTTTTCTCCTGGCAACCACCTCTCAGCCGAGAACGAGTTCACTATGTTTATGATCGCTGCGTCCGAGTAGATGCCGGTAAAGCGCGACAAGAACTCGGCTGGCAACCACGTTCAGTTGAAGAAACCCTGCGACAAATCGTCAAAAGTATTTAG
- a CDS encoding thioesterase family protein has protein sequence MSEQNQIQPQLQPTVALDKLSSATSGTWFEYPVRVQPHHTDYSGNVWHGSYIAWMEEARVECLRSLGINFADLVALGCDLPVVELTVRYHRSVQMGMAVVVRTSMADLEGVRLNWDYQIQSPDGQQLYLTGRVTLVAVDREKGKIMRQLPPAVKDALARLTGGR, from the coding sequence GTGTCTGAGCAAAACCAAATACAACCGCAACTGCAACCCACTGTCGCACTCGACAAGCTGTCGTCAGCGACATCGGGAACCTGGTTTGAGTATCCGGTACGAGTGCAACCGCACCACACAGACTATAGCGGCAATGTCTGGCACGGTTCTTACATTGCCTGGATGGAAGAGGCACGGGTGGAATGCTTGCGATCGCTTGGCATCAACTTTGCCGATCTTGTCGCGTTGGGATGCGATCTGCCGGTGGTGGAACTCACCGTGCGCTACCACCGTTCTGTGCAGATGGGAATGGCTGTTGTCGTCAGGACGAGCATGGCCGATCTCGAAGGGGTTCGGCTGAATTGGGATTATCAAATTCAGTCGCCCGACGGCCAACAGCTATATTTGACGGGTCGGGTGACGTTGGTGGCGGTTGACCGAGAAAAGGGTAAGATTATGCGCCAACTGCCGCCGGCAGTTAAAGATGCCTTAGCCCGACTGACGGGTGGGCGCTAG
- a CDS encoding universal stress protein: MIEKILIGVAGRGLCEQMLKMLMEIPSIQKASVTVLHVVPEQVSADAMAAKLEEGGKILAEAIQTLNLDPKKVTARLKQGDPKTTVCEIAEEINADLIIMGSRGLGRLQSILENSVSQYVFQLTSRPMLLVKDDIYVKRIKSIMVAMNKSESAQNCLKLALFLLRDIKGGQLVLSHVNPPDPTAKPEADPVLAAAVAEAKKYGVATRCITAKGKAGEEICRIAEESNVDLLMLGSPDRRPSIAKSFVDLDRLLGNSLSDYVRVYANCPVLLARSVAEA, from the coding sequence ATGATAGAAAAAATTTTGATAGGCGTTGCCGGTCGCGGGCTGTGCGAACAGATGCTCAAGATGCTGATGGAAATTCCTTCAATCCAAAAGGCATCCGTCACCGTGTTGCACGTCGTGCCAGAGCAAGTCAGCGCTGACGCAATGGCTGCCAAACTGGAAGAAGGGGGCAAAATTCTCGCTGAAGCGATTCAGACTTTGAACTTAGACCCCAAAAAAGTTACGGCAAGGCTGAAGCAAGGCGATCCCAAAACCACGGTTTGCGAAATCGCTGAGGAAATTAATGCTGACCTGATTATTATGGGTTCGCGCGGCCTAGGCCGGCTGCAATCGATCTTAGAAAACTCTGTCAGTCAGTACGTTTTCCAGCTCACCTCTCGCCCGATGCTCCTGGTTAAGGATGATATTTATGTCAAACGGATCAAAAGCATCATGGTGGCGATGAACAAATCCGAGTCCGCCCAGAATTGCTTGAAGCTGGCTTTATTCTTGCTGCGAGATATCAAAGGCGGACAACTGGTGCTCTCCCACGTCAATCCCCCCGATCCCACCGCCAAACCTGAAGCTGACCCGGTTTTAGCGGCGGCAGTGGCTGAGGCGAAAAAGTACGGCGTTGCCACGCGCTGTATTACGGCTAAAGGGAAAGCCGGCGAAGAAATCTGCCGCATTGCCGAGGAGTCAAATGTTGACCTGTTGATGTTGGGTTCCCCAGATCGCCGTCCCTCAATTGCTAAAAGCTTTGTCGATCTCGACCGGCTTCTGGGCAATTCTCTGTCAGACTATGTTCGGGTTTATGCCAACTGCCCTGTGTTATTAGCCCGGAGTGTGGCTGAGGCATAA
- the psbM gene encoding photosystem II reaction center protein PsbM has product MEVNDLGFIASILFVLVPAVFLLILYIQTASRESKRDS; this is encoded by the coding sequence ATGGAAGTTAATGATTTAGGATTTATTGCGAGTATCCTGTTTGTGCTAGTCCCAGCCGTTTTCCTCTTGATTCTGTACATTCAAACGGCTAGCCGCGAGAGCAAAAGAGATTCTTAG
- a CDS encoding 2Fe-2S iron-sulfur cluster-binding protein, producing the protein MGNIKFEQENKEVVAADGANLRLKALENGIDLYKTWGKMMNCGGYGQCGTCLVEIVEGMENLSPRTEVENRKLKKKPETYRLACQTLVNGPVTVKTKP; encoded by the coding sequence ATGGGTAACATCAAATTTGAACAAGAAAACAAGGAAGTGGTTGCGGCAGATGGGGCGAACTTAAGGCTCAAAGCCCTAGAAAATGGCATCGACCTCTACAAAACCTGGGGAAAGATGATGAACTGTGGGGGCTACGGTCAGTGCGGCACTTGCTTAGTGGAAATCGTCGAAGGGATGGAAAATCTCTCGCCCCGCACTGAGGTAGAAAATCGCAAATTGAAGAAGAAACCTGAAACTTATCGCTTAGCCTGCCAAACCCTCGTCAATGGGCCGGTCACTGTGAAAACAAAGCCGTGA
- a CDS encoding peptidoglycan-binding protein, protein METLAYTHLAAAYEEAANSELHLAGINWKKLSSRTFIRFLSLAMALSVVSMAGNAFAALRRGNSGAQVTNLQTRLITAGYYNGPVTGYFGSLTEAAVKRLQQAKKISVDGVAGSVTLSYLPNSGGGGTGYPSRTLSRGSSGQDVVNLQNKLRSSGFYNGPVTGYYGSLTEAAVKRFQQYYGLKSDGIVGSRTLGVIQSVAIVPSPSRLS, encoded by the coding sequence ATGGAAACTCTTGCTTACACACATCTAGCGGCAGCGTATGAAGAAGCCGCCAATAGCGAGCTACATTTAGCCGGCATCAACTGGAAAAAGCTTTCTAGCCGTACTTTTATTCGTTTCCTGTCCCTAGCAATGGCGCTGAGTGTTGTTAGCATGGCCGGCAACGCTTTTGCAGCACTGCGTCGTGGCAACAGTGGCGCACAAGTCACCAATCTTCAAACTCGCTTGATCACTGCCGGCTACTATAATGGCCCTGTCACCGGCTACTTTGGCAGCCTGACTGAGGCAGCAGTCAAACGCCTTCAGCAAGCCAAGAAGATATCTGTCGATGGCGTTGCCGGCTCGGTGACGCTGTCATACTTGCCAAACAGTGGCGGTGGCGGTACTGGCTATCCCAGCCGTACCCTCTCTCGCGGCTCTAGTGGCCAAGATGTGGTGAATCTTCAGAATAAGTTACGCTCATCAGGCTTTTATAATGGGCCGGTGACCGGATATTATGGCTCCTTGACTGAGGCAGCGGTGAAGCGCTTCCAACAGTATTACGGGTTAAAGAGCGATGGAATTGTCGGTTCTCGGACGCTTGGGGTGATACAAAGTGTGGCCATCGTGCCCTCACCCTCTCGCCTGTCGTAG